CTCTTTTAGATAACCATTCAAAAACTGCCCATGCAGCTGATATAAGAATAAATGCTTCTACTGCTAAAAGTGACATGCTGGCCATTGTTAGCCAATTAAACTGTCCGTTTTGATACCTGAACATATTTATAAGTCCTATTAAAACACCAAAAACGACAGAAGTTACAGTAAAGGAGATAATAATATATATTTTGCTTTCTTTGACCGTATGGAATAAACCTGCATTTGCAGTTCTAATTGCATAATATCCTATTCCTATTAAGAATATAATGGTTTCTGTGAGATACTCTTTAAATGGTAAATTTAAGATAAGTGATTTGAATAGTGCGGATGAAATTAATAATGCAGATATTATTATAAAAGCATGTGCTCCATATTTATTTTCTATTTTTTCAATTCTTTCATCTTTAACTGCTTTCATGGTTATTCCTCCCAAAATAAATCATTCAATGTTTTTTCTAAAGCTTTACAAATAGCAACACATAAATTCAATGATGGATTATACTTTCCTAGTTCTATAAGTCCTATTGTTTGCCTTGCAACTCCAACAAGTTCTGCAAGCTGCTCCTGTGATAGATCTTTTTCAACTCTTGCAATTTTCATCCTCTTATTTTTCATACATTTTGCCTCCAACCATCATCACGCAATATATATGTTGCATAATACTAATTATATATTGCAATATATAAAAGCTGCGGTTAATTAATTTAAGTTTAGATTTTTTTAAGGGATGTATTGATAATGTATTGTCCATTTTAAAGCAAAATAAGCAGTTATATGTTCTTCTTAGATTTTCAATTAAATAATTTTTAAAATAATAAATTTACAAATTGCAATATTAATTTATTTATAATGATATACCTTAATTCTTTCTATTTGATTATAGTAGCAAATAATAAATATTATTATTTATCTAATACAAGTAGTATTAACTAAAACATAAAAAGAAGGATGATTAAATGACAGAATGGGGTGACTATGGTATATCTGCCGTCAGGTATGATGGAGAAACCCGCATCGATCAGGTGAGGGTTCATAAAAATAATAAAGGTAAAGTGGATAACTCTGAAATATGGCCTCGAAGGGACGTTATTGCAGCGTTAAGAATGAATTTTGAGCTTATAACGCTCATTGACAATGATCAAGGTCAATGGGTTATGGGATCTAAAGTTGTAATCGATGATGTTGGTGGAACTGACTACATCAAGACAGTTAAAGACAGTACTGCGCGGGACAATTTGGATAATCTTCCCAGGTTTTAATGGATTGTAATCAGGTAATTGCGTTTTTTTTAATTTAATCTATCTTAAAATTGTTTCTATCAAATAGTTTTGCCGCAGATGTAGTCTTTGTGGACTATGATTGACTATAGGGAAAAAATGAGATTAAGAATTATCCTGGTTTATTTTTTTAAATATTGGAAATAAAGATTTATTTTGCTTTTCTTTTTTTAAGCTTTTTAGAGATTTCTTTACTTGTTATTCCTTTAGATTTCGGAGCATTTTTCAAAAACACTGCAAATAAACCGCCTATAACTCCTATAACTATATTTGGAATCACTGCTATGATTATTAGAACCGCCACTAAAATCAGGTTAAATAAAGGTGTGT
The DNA window shown above is from Methanobacterium veterum and carries:
- a CDS encoding helix-turn-helix transcriptional regulator, producing the protein MEAKCMKNKRMKIARVEKDLSQEQLAELVGVARQTIGLIELGKYNPSLNLCVAICKALEKTLNDLFWEE
- a CDS encoding DUF3892 domain-containing protein is translated as MTEWGDYGISAVRYDGETRIDQVRVHKNNKGKVDNSEIWPRRDVIAALRMNFELITLIDNDQGQWVMGSKVVIDDVGGTDYIKTVKDSTARDNLDNLPRF
- a CDS encoding DUF6773 family protein → MKAVKDERIEKIENKYGAHAFIIISALLISSALFKSLILNLPFKEYLTETIIFLIGIGYYAIRTANAGLFHTVKESKIYIIISFTVTSVVFGVLIGLINMFRYQNGQFNWLTMASMSLLAVEAFILISAAWAVFEWLSKRGEQKQFNEN